The following are encoded in a window of Lichenicola cladoniae genomic DNA:
- a CDS encoding NAD(P)/FAD-dependent oxidoreductase, with the protein MLRLTDFKLPLDHGPEAVAPAIATRLGVPVTDVLAHTVFRRGYDARKRMAVSLVYTLDVSLRDEPAVLARHLADSHVQPTPDMSYRFVTDDGPAMASRPDYARPLVIGAGPCGLLAGLILAQMGLRPIILERGRVVRERTVDTFALWRRSELTPESNVQFGEGGAGTFSDGKLYSQVADRQHYGRKVLHEFVRAGAPEEILTVSKPHVGTFRLVTMVESIRAQIERLGGEYRFQSRVTSFEVGFGTNGRRRIEGVTLADGSSIAATHVVLAVGHSARDSFAALYQAGVSMLAKPISIGVRIEHPQSLIDRARFGENAGHPLLGAADYKLVHHAANGRGVYSFCMCPGGTVVAATSEPGRVVTNGMSQYSRAERNANAGIVVGLTPADYTPYGDDVLAGMEFQRHWESMAYQAGGGDYRAPVQRVGDLLAGRASTELGSVVPSYTPGVTPTDMAACLPDYAIVAIREALPQFGRQIRGFDMEDAVMTGVETRTSSPLRISRGADMQSLNTGGLYPAGEGAGYAGGIMTAGMDGIRAAEALALDMTGGRNLRDAA; encoded by the coding sequence ATGCTTCGACTGACCGACTTCAAGCTGCCGCTCGATCATGGTCCCGAGGCGGTGGCACCCGCGATCGCCACGCGCCTCGGCGTGCCGGTTACTGACGTGCTCGCGCATACGGTGTTCCGGCGCGGCTACGACGCCCGCAAGCGGATGGCGGTCAGCCTCGTCTACACGCTCGATGTCAGCCTGCGCGACGAGCCGGCGGTACTGGCGCGCCACCTCGCCGACAGCCATGTGCAGCCAACGCCCGACATGTCCTATCGCTTCGTGACCGACGACGGACCTGCCATGGCGTCGCGGCCGGACTATGCCCGCCCGCTGGTGATCGGTGCGGGACCGTGCGGCCTGCTCGCCGGGCTGATCCTGGCGCAGATGGGCCTGCGCCCGATCATTCTCGAGCGCGGCCGCGTGGTGCGCGAGCGCACCGTCGATACCTTCGCGCTGTGGCGCCGGTCCGAACTCACTCCCGAGAGCAACGTGCAGTTCGGCGAGGGCGGCGCCGGCACCTTCTCCGACGGCAAGCTCTACAGCCAGGTCGCCGACCGCCAGCATTACGGCCGCAAGGTGCTGCACGAGTTCGTCCGCGCCGGTGCGCCGGAGGAGATCCTTACTGTCTCCAAGCCGCATGTCGGAACGTTCCGGCTGGTCACCATGGTCGAGAGCATCCGGGCTCAGATCGAACGGCTGGGAGGCGAATACCGGTTCCAGAGCCGCGTGACGTCGTTCGAAGTCGGGTTCGGCACCAACGGCCGGCGTCGAATCGAGGGCGTCACCCTTGCCGACGGCAGCAGCATCGCCGCGACCCATGTCGTGCTGGCGGTCGGTCATAGCGCCCGCGACAGTTTCGCCGCCCTGTACCAGGCAGGCGTATCGATGCTGGCCAAGCCGATCTCGATCGGCGTCCGGATCGAGCATCCGCAATCGCTGATCGACCGGGCCCGCTTCGGCGAGAATGCCGGCCACCCGCTACTCGGCGCCGCCGACTACAAGCTCGTGCACCACGCCGCCAACGGCCGCGGCGTCTACAGCTTCTGCATGTGTCCCGGTGGCACCGTGGTTGCCGCCACGTCGGAGCCGGGCCGTGTCGTCACCAACGGCATGAGCCAGTATTCCCGCGCCGAACGGAACGCCAATGCCGGCATCGTCGTCGGCCTCACCCCGGCCGACTACACGCCCTACGGCGACGATGTGCTCGCAGGCATGGAGTTCCAGCGCCACTGGGAGAGCATGGCCTACCAGGCCGGCGGCGGCGACTATCGGGCACCCGTCCAGCGGGTCGGCGATTTGCTTGCCGGCCGCGCCTCCACCGAACTCGGCAGCGTGGTGCCGTCCTACACGCCGGGTGTTACCCCGACCGACATGGCGGCGTGCCTGCCCGACTACGCGATCGTTGCCATTCGCGAGGCGCTGCCGCAGTTCGGCCGCCAGATCCGTGGCTTCGACATGGAGGACGCCGTCATGACCGGTGTGGAAACCCGCACCTCGTCGCCGCTGCGCATTTCCCGAGGCGCCGACATGCAGAGCCTGAACACGGGCGGCCTCTATCCAGCCGGCGAGGGCGCCGGTTACGCCGGTGGCATCATGACGGCGGGCATGGACGGGATCAGGGCTGCCGAGGCACTCGCGCTGGACATGACCGGTGGCCGCAACCTGCGGGATGCGGCCTGA
- a CDS encoding uracil-xanthine permease family protein: MQAPIAEELVTDGSAGNHAVRLVKRPDDAVPAWQAAILGLQHALSMDVYVVPFLIGTALGLTAAQLATLIAAGFLAAGLASLIQSQLCLRMPVMQGPSYVPIGAVIAIASASGGGMTGLGTAFAALIPGAILVALLGWPLRLFHHVIRRLVPPLVGGAIIVVVGITLMPIGIRADVLSGDLATVQGNILLATVSAGLLVATSLIGTALGPRGMALRTGSVLLALLGGSLVAWWMGRLDLSPVAAAPWLQRPHLAMLDFPLRFSGSAVVAMLLVYAVVLAETTGTWLVVSAVTSTRFERRHADRGAFGEGLGCLVSALLGSVPVTGYSANGGVIALTGIASRSVFLAAAVFLMAFGLCGKLAVLIACVPAPVIGGMFGVLCVVILMSGLRILAQAGFDERATMVAGLPVLLGLSATLLPPALLASWPPLARELFGSATAVGAGSAILLNLILPGAKPYRAAPPAVQTEEMLGRDAV; encoded by the coding sequence TTGCAGGCGCCGATCGCGGAGGAGCTGGTCACGGACGGGTCGGCCGGGAACCATGCCGTGCGGCTGGTGAAGCGTCCGGACGATGCGGTGCCGGCCTGGCAGGCCGCGATCCTCGGCCTGCAGCATGCGTTGTCGATGGATGTGTACGTGGTGCCGTTCCTGATCGGGACCGCACTCGGGCTGACGGCCGCGCAACTGGCGACGCTGATCGCCGCCGGGTTCCTGGCGGCCGGGCTGGCCAGCCTGATCCAGTCGCAGCTGTGCCTGCGCATGCCGGTGATGCAGGGTCCGTCGTATGTGCCGATCGGCGCGGTGATCGCGATCGCATCGGCATCGGGCGGCGGCATGACCGGCCTTGGCACGGCGTTCGCGGCACTCATCCCGGGCGCGATCCTGGTGGCGCTGCTGGGCTGGCCGCTGCGGCTGTTCCACCACGTGATCCGGCGCCTGGTGCCGCCGCTGGTCGGCGGGGCGATCATCGTGGTGGTCGGGATCACGCTGATGCCGATCGGCATCCGGGCCGACGTGCTGTCCGGCGATCTGGCAACCGTGCAGGGCAACATCCTGCTGGCCACGGTCTCGGCCGGGCTGCTGGTCGCCACGAGCTTGATCGGAACCGCGCTGGGACCGCGCGGCATGGCGTTGCGCACTGGCTCGGTGTTGCTGGCATTGCTGGGCGGCAGCCTGGTGGCCTGGTGGATGGGCCGGCTCGACCTGTCTCCGGTCGCGGCGGCACCGTGGCTGCAGCGCCCGCATCTGGCGATGCTGGATTTCCCGCTGCGGTTTTCGGGCAGTGCCGTCGTGGCGATGCTGCTGGTCTATGCCGTGGTGCTGGCGGAAACCACCGGCACCTGGCTGGTGGTGTCGGCGGTGACATCGACCCGGTTCGAGCGGCGCCATGCCGATCGCGGCGCATTCGGCGAAGGGCTCGGCTGCCTGGTCTCGGCGCTGCTCGGAAGCGTGCCGGTGACCGGCTATTCGGCCAATGGCGGCGTGATCGCATTGACCGGGATCGCCAGCCGGAGCGTATTCCTGGCGGCGGCCGTGTTCCTGATGGCGTTCGGGCTGTGCGGCAAGCTGGCAGTGCTGATCGCCTGCGTGCCGGCGCCGGTGATCGGCGGCATGTTCGGCGTGCTGTGCGTAGTGATCCTGATGAGCGGGCTGCGCATCCTGGCGCAAGCCGGGTTCGACGAGCGCGCCACCATGGTGGCCGGCCTGCCGGTGCTGCTCGGCCTGTCCGCGACGCTGCTGCCGCCGGCGCTGCTCGCCTCCTGGCCGCCGCTGGCCCGCGAGCTGTTCGGCTCGGCGACCGCGGTCGGGGCGGGATCGGCAATCCTGCTCAACCTGATCCTGCCCGGCGCGAAACCTTACCGGGCCGCTCCACCAGCGGTCCAGACCGAAGAAATGTTGGGCCGGGACGCGGTGTAG
- a CDS encoding PA0069 family radical SAM protein yields MLQQLSDTAGSAPAIRKGRGVSGNVGNRFDRLGSEPFDDGWSTIIEEQQAPPPVSTTLTPDRSRSALSWNDSPDLGFDRSINPYRGCEHGCVYCYARPSHAYLGYSPGLDFETRLTFKPEIARLLERELSKPGYVPRTVALGSNTDPYQPVDRTLSLTRQVLEVLERFGHPVSIVTKSAGVVRDLDILERMAARGLVRVWLSVTTLDPALARRMEPRAATPERRLATISRLAEAGVPAGVLAAPMIPGLNDAELERILAASAAAGACDANYTLLRLPLELRQMFETWLQQHYPQRAKHVLNLIRETREGKLNDIRFGQRFSGQGPYADLLAQRFRRAARLHGLTTGAALSTDHFTPPAQVPAAGLRQKESAQLVLF; encoded by the coding sequence ATGTTGCAACAACTGAGCGATACGGCCGGATCGGCGCCTGCGATACGCAAGGGTCGCGGCGTGTCGGGCAATGTGGGGAACCGGTTCGACCGGCTCGGGTCCGAACCGTTCGACGATGGCTGGTCCACCATTATCGAGGAACAGCAGGCTCCGCCGCCGGTCTCCACCACTCTCACGCCGGATCGAAGCCGGTCCGCCTTGTCCTGGAACGACAGCCCCGACCTCGGTTTCGACCGGTCGATCAATCCCTATCGCGGCTGCGAGCATGGCTGCGTCTATTGCTACGCCCGGCCCAGCCACGCGTATCTCGGCTATTCGCCCGGGCTCGATTTCGAGACCAGGCTGACTTTCAAACCCGAGATCGCCCGGCTGCTGGAACGCGAGCTGAGCAAGCCCGGCTACGTCCCCCGGACCGTGGCGCTGGGTTCGAATACCGACCCCTACCAGCCGGTCGATCGCACCCTGAGCCTGACCCGCCAGGTGCTCGAAGTCCTGGAACGGTTCGGCCATCCGGTCAGCATCGTCACCAAGTCGGCCGGGGTGGTACGCGATCTCGATATTCTCGAACGGATGGCCGCGCGCGGGCTGGTGCGGGTCTGGCTGTCTGTCACCACGCTCGACCCGGCGCTGGCACGCCGGATGGAACCCCGCGCCGCCACGCCCGAGCGCCGGCTGGCGACCATCTCGCGGCTTGCCGAAGCCGGTGTGCCCGCCGGCGTGCTGGCTGCGCCGATGATCCCCGGGCTGAACGATGCCGAACTCGAGCGCATTCTGGCCGCGTCCGCCGCCGCCGGCGCGTGTGACGCCAACTACACGCTGCTGCGGCTTCCGCTCGAGCTCCGACAGATGTTCGAGACCTGGCTGCAGCAGCATTATCCGCAGCGCGCGAAACACGTGCTCAACCTGATCCGGGAGACACGCGAGGGAAAGCTGAACGATATCCGCTTCGGCCAGCGCTTCTCGGGGCAGGGGCCCTACGCGGACCTTCTGGCTCAGCGGTTCAGGCGGGCGGCCAGGCTGCACGGGCTAACCACCGGCGCCGCCCTCAGCACCGATCATTTCACACCTCCCGCCCAGGTTCCTGCGGCAGGCCTGCGACAGAAGGAGAGTGCACAGCTCGTCCTGTTCTGA
- a CDS encoding 1-phosphofructokinase family hexose kinase — MPLSSSKTPIITVTMNPTVDTAAQAQSVQPTHKLRTFGEREDPGGGGVNVASVVNALGGNALALLLCGGPTGRLFEALLQGRRIEHRSVPIAGRTRTSHTVTDASNGNEYRFIAQGPTVSRAEWTAMLDTVATLDAAWLVASGSLPPGVPEDFYARLTSVARGRGMRVALDSSGSALRGGLGGGGIELLKSSLSELETVIGRRLPDPKDQEHAAASIISAGKARLVAVTFGENGALLVSERGAVRLSALDVVVNGTVGAGDSFLAGMVMALADGRSPEDAFAWGVATGAAAVTMPGTASPERSTVERLRGLMLAAPAPAPVVQSP, encoded by the coding sequence ATGCCGCTTTCCTCGTCCAAGACGCCGATCATTACGGTCACGATGAACCCGACTGTGGATACCGCGGCGCAGGCCCAAAGCGTCCAGCCGACCCACAAGCTCCGCACCTTCGGCGAACGCGAGGATCCCGGTGGCGGCGGTGTGAACGTGGCGAGCGTGGTCAATGCGCTTGGCGGCAACGCCCTGGCACTGCTCCTGTGCGGCGGTCCGACCGGGCGCCTGTTCGAGGCGCTGCTCCAGGGTCGCAGGATCGAGCACCGCAGCGTGCCGATCGCCGGGCGCACCCGAACCAGCCATACAGTCACGGACGCCTCGAACGGCAACGAGTATCGGTTCATCGCCCAGGGTCCGACGGTGAGCCGCGCGGAATGGACCGCCATGCTCGACACGGTCGCGACCCTGGACGCCGCCTGGCTGGTCGCCAGCGGCAGCCTGCCTCCGGGCGTGCCCGAGGATTTTTATGCGCGCCTGACGAGCGTCGCGCGGGGGCGGGGGATGCGCGTGGCACTCGATAGTTCCGGCTCGGCGCTGCGTGGCGGCCTCGGCGGCGGTGGCATCGAGTTGCTGAAGTCGAGCCTTTCGGAACTGGAGACGGTCATCGGGCGCCGGCTGCCCGATCCGAAGGACCAGGAGCACGCCGCCGCCTCGATCATCAGTGCCGGCAAGGCTCGCCTGGTGGCGGTCACATTCGGAGAGAACGGCGCGCTGCTGGTCAGCGAGCGGGGCGCGGTTCGCCTGTCGGCACTCGACGTGGTGGTGAACGGCACGGTCGGGGCCGGTGATAGTTTCCTGGCCGGGATGGTGATGGCGCTGGCGGACGGACGAAGCCCCGAGGATGCCTTTGCCTGGGGCGTCGCCACCGGCGCCGCTGCCGTCACAATGCCCGGTACGGCATCTCCCGAGCGGAGCACGGTCGAGCGCCTGCGCGGCCTGATGCTGGCCGCCCCGGCGCCCGCCCCGGTGGTCCAGTCCCCGTAG
- a CDS encoding cation diffusion facilitator family transporter, whose translation MDDHAHDHDHPHDHGHAGHNHAGHGGHGGHVHAPASFGAAFAIGITLNLAYVAGEAIYGVLAGSLALLADAGHNLGDVLGLAAAWLAAGLGRRLPSSRFTYGLRRSSILSALFNAVVLLVVTGGVAWEAIRRLLHPEPVAGTIVMIVAGVGILVNGSTALLFMSGAKSDLNLRAAFLHMASDAATAAAVVVAGLLIMMTGWLRIDPVVSLLVGLVIVIGTWSLLRQSLDLALDAVPPGIDPAEVMRYLRALPGVSEVHDLHIWGMSTTETALTAHLVRPGLPPDDALLHDAAAMLARKYGIGHATFQVESGEDGHGCALAPASVV comes from the coding sequence ATGGATGATCACGCGCACGACCATGACCATCCGCACGATCATGGCCATGCCGGCCATAACCACGCCGGGCACGGGGGTCATGGCGGGCACGTCCATGCCCCGGCGAGCTTCGGAGCCGCGTTCGCGATCGGGATCACGCTGAACCTCGCCTATGTCGCCGGCGAGGCAATCTATGGCGTGCTGGCCGGTTCGCTCGCCCTGCTGGCGGATGCCGGCCACAATCTGGGCGACGTTCTGGGACTGGCCGCTGCCTGGCTGGCGGCCGGGCTGGGGCGGAGGCTGCCCAGCTCGCGCTTCACCTACGGGCTGCGGCGTTCCTCGATTCTTTCGGCGCTGTTCAACGCAGTCGTGTTGCTGGTGGTCACCGGCGGCGTGGCCTGGGAGGCCATCCGCCGGCTGCTGCATCCAGAACCGGTCGCCGGTACCATCGTAATGATTGTCGCCGGGGTCGGCATCCTGGTGAACGGCAGCACCGCGCTGCTGTTCATGTCCGGCGCCAAGAGCGACCTCAACCTCCGGGCGGCGTTCCTGCACATGGCCTCGGACGCCGCCACCGCGGCGGCGGTCGTGGTCGCCGGCCTGCTGATCATGATGACCGGCTGGCTGCGGATCGATCCGGTGGTCAGCCTGCTGGTGGGGCTGGTGATCGTCATAGGCACCTGGTCGCTGCTGCGGCAGTCGCTGGACCTGGCGCTGGACGCGGTGCCGCCCGGCATCGATCCGGCGGAGGTGATGCGGTACCTGCGGGCGCTCCCCGGCGTATCCGAGGTCCATGACCTGCATATCTGGGGCATGAGCACCACCGAGACCGCGCTCACGGCGCATCTGGTACGCCCCGGCCTGCCGCCCGACGACGCCCTGCTGCACGATGCCGCCGCGATGCTGGCCCGCAAGTACGGGATCGGCCACGCGACCTTCCAGGTGGAGAGCGGCGAGGACGGACATGGCTGCGCCCTGGCACCCGCAAGCGTGGTCTAG
- a CDS encoding amidohydrolase family protein encodes MPRAQPTADLRGRSVLGSFFHAPDPDAAPLLASALIEIDLDGRIVSVTGTADPGYAARVESASRSGSLTRVDGFVLPGFVDLHVHAPQYPQLGQALDIPLQDWLQRYTFPLEARYADLAFARHAYGALVDDLLAGGTTTAVYFGTIHGPATRLLAELCVARRQRALVGKVAMDHPDLCPISYRDSDADAGLHGTRSLIEEIRTLPGNDGLVQPVVTPRFVPACTDRLLQGLGDIARAGHCHVQTHCSESDWAHRHVLDRFGRSDAEVLDGFGLLTRRTVLAHANFLSEADMDRVALRGSGVAHCPLSNAYFAGAVFPLRAAMQRGVRAGLGTDISGGPSASMFDTVRMAVAASRMLETGVDPKVSPEMRGRPGSRIDIRAAFHLATAGGADVLALPVGRFEPGCLFDAMLIDPAAPGGTIRLWGGESEDDLLATLLYTASRPNISSVWTAGGAAR; translated from the coding sequence ATGCCACGAGCCCAGCCGACGGCCGACCTCAGGGGCAGGTCCGTGCTCGGGTCGTTCTTTCACGCGCCCGATCCGGATGCCGCGCCGCTGCTGGCTTCGGCGCTGATCGAGATCGACCTGGATGGCCGCATTGTGTCGGTCACCGGGACGGCCGATCCGGGCTATGCCGCACGCGTCGAGTCTGCATCGCGGTCCGGATCGCTGACCCGCGTGGATGGCTTCGTGCTGCCGGGGTTCGTCGACCTGCACGTCCATGCGCCGCAATATCCACAGCTCGGGCAGGCGCTGGACATCCCGCTGCAAGACTGGCTGCAGCGCTACACCTTCCCGCTGGAAGCGCGTTACGCCGATCTCGCCTTCGCCCGGCATGCGTACGGTGCGCTGGTCGACGACCTGCTCGCCGGCGGGACCACCACTGCGGTCTATTTCGGCACCATCCACGGTCCGGCCACGAGGCTGCTTGCCGAGCTCTGCGTTGCGAGGCGCCAGCGGGCACTGGTCGGCAAGGTCGCCATGGACCATCCCGATCTCTGCCCGATCTCCTATCGCGACAGCGATGCCGATGCCGGTCTGCATGGAACCCGGTCCCTGATCGAGGAGATCCGCACGCTGCCCGGCAATGACGGCCTGGTGCAGCCGGTGGTGACGCCACGCTTCGTGCCGGCCTGCACCGACCGTCTGCTGCAGGGGCTCGGCGACATCGCCCGCGCCGGGCATTGCCATGTGCAGACGCATTGTTCCGAAAGCGACTGGGCGCACCGCCATGTGCTCGACCGGTTCGGCCGCAGCGATGCCGAGGTGCTGGACGGCTTCGGCCTGCTGACCCGACGCACGGTGCTCGCACATGCCAATTTCCTGTCGGAAGCCGACATGGACCGCGTGGCCCTCCGGGGCTCGGGTGTCGCGCACTGCCCGCTCTCCAACGCCTATTTCGCCGGCGCGGTGTTTCCGTTGCGCGCGGCGATGCAGCGCGGCGTGCGGGCCGGGCTGGGCACCGACATATCGGGTGGTCCGAGCGCCTCGATGTTCGACACGGTCCGTATGGCAGTGGCCGCGTCGCGCATGCTGGAGACCGGGGTCGACCCCAAGGTGTCGCCGGAGATGCGCGGCCGGCCCGGCTCACGCATCGACATACGCGCCGCGTTCCACTTGGCGACCGCCGGCGGGGCTGATGTGCTGGCCTTGCCCGTCGGCCGGTTCGAGCCGGGCTGCCTGTTCGATGCCATGTTGATCGATCCGGCCGCACCCGGCGGCACCATCAGGCTATGGGGCGGCGAGAGCGAGGACGACCTGCTGGCGACGCTGCTCTACACCGCGTCCCGGCCCAACATTTCTTCGGTCTGGACCGCTGGTGGAGCGGCCCGGTAA
- a CDS encoding EAL domain-containing response regulator, with protein MSLIAILDDRLTNRNIYARLAAALETNIEVVTFDDPLVALDHLQTVQPDLVVTDFKMPHLDGAEFTRRFRSCPGCADIPVVVITAYDDRSFRLQALEAGATDFLQSPVDHAEFITRGRNLLRMHRQHRIIETRARDLELELKNSELSHQKLMRDSREALAQVIDTVPAFISAADRDGHIVFINASQSELTDHGAPDRRVPDQYADQPERLGSGAVSFGNDYQQRSRSLDLLVFKSGKPLQAFEQEVTDQQGRRRILLTTKSPLRDGSGDIGSVLTTSLDITERKRAEQHLQHVASHDPLTDLPNRALLRERLQHRLSRGGRAERLIALHYLDLDRFKEVNDQMGHHLGDILLKTVSAHLIACAGKQDTVARIGGDEFAILQTQIDHPDQAAELAARIIARISQPSMQNGQEITISGSIGITIFPTDGTDTEELIRNADLAMYQAKAEGRNSYRFFVTDMNERISRIQRIRRELRQALRSNEFVLHYQPQMNLLTGRIAGVEALLRWNHPVDGLLAPGDFLVIAEQGGLGGEIDDWVLRRACLDAMIWQKNGLQPIAVGVNLSPVRIGTLRTQELITTVLHETGLDPSLLELELTEHELVDDLDAAARVLNQMRLLGVRLAIDDFGTGYSSLNYVRSFPVNRLKIDQSFIRNLRTDVNDAAIVRNIISLAHDLNITVVAEGVETVEQLTHLAGEGCDEIQGFYFSRPLPTDALQAMLRRELASTHLG; from the coding sequence ATGTCATTGATCGCAATACTCGACGATCGTCTCACGAATAGGAACATCTACGCGCGCCTTGCTGCTGCTCTGGAGACCAATATCGAGGTGGTTACCTTCGATGACCCTCTGGTAGCGCTTGATCATCTGCAAACGGTGCAGCCCGACCTTGTCGTGACCGATTTCAAGATGCCGCATCTGGACGGCGCGGAGTTCACCAGGCGGTTCCGTTCCTGCCCCGGTTGCGCCGACATCCCGGTGGTCGTCATCACCGCCTACGATGACCGGTCGTTTCGCCTGCAGGCGCTCGAAGCGGGTGCCACCGACTTTCTGCAGAGCCCGGTGGACCATGCCGAGTTCATTACGCGCGGCCGCAACCTGCTCCGCATGCATCGGCAGCACCGCATCATCGAGACCCGTGCACGCGATCTAGAGCTGGAACTGAAGAACAGCGAGCTCTCGCACCAGAAACTGATGCGTGACAGCAGGGAAGCCCTTGCCCAGGTCATCGATACGGTGCCGGCCTTCATCAGCGCGGCCGATCGGGACGGCCATATCGTGTTCATCAACGCGTCGCAGTCGGAACTGACCGACCACGGTGCACCCGATCGGCGCGTGCCTGACCAGTACGCGGACCAGCCTGAAAGGCTCGGGTCCGGAGCCGTGTCGTTCGGCAATGACTACCAGCAACGCAGCCGGTCGCTGGATCTGCTTGTGTTCAAGAGTGGCAAGCCGTTGCAGGCCTTCGAACAGGAAGTCACCGACCAGCAGGGTCGGCGCCGGATCCTGCTCACCACGAAATCGCCGCTGCGGGACGGTTCCGGCGACATCGGCAGCGTGCTGACCACCTCGCTCGATATCACCGAACGCAAGCGCGCCGAGCAGCACCTGCAGCATGTGGCCAGCCACGACCCGCTGACCGACCTGCCCAATCGGGCGCTGCTGCGCGAACGCCTGCAGCACAGGCTGTCGCGCGGCGGACGGGCCGAACGACTGATCGCGCTGCACTACCTGGACCTCGACCGGTTCAAGGAGGTCAACGACCAGATGGGCCATCATCTCGGCGACATCCTGCTGAAGACCGTCTCGGCCCACCTGATTGCCTGCGCCGGCAAGCAGGACACCGTGGCGCGCATCGGCGGCGACGAGTTCGCGATCCTGCAGACCCAGATCGACCACCCGGACCAGGCGGCCGAACTGGCGGCGCGGATCATCGCGCGGATCAGCCAGCCCTCGATGCAGAACGGCCAGGAGATCACGATCAGCGGCAGCATCGGCATCACCATCTTCCCGACCGACGGCACCGACACCGAGGAACTGATTCGCAACGCCGATCTGGCGATGTACCAGGCCAAGGCCGAGGGGCGGAACAGCTACCGCTTCTTCGTCACCGACATGAACGAGCGCATCAGCCGGATCCAGCGGATACGCCGGGAACTGCGCCAGGCGTTGCGCTCGAACGAGTTCGTGCTGCACTACCAGCCGCAGATGAACCTGCTGACCGGGCGCATCGCCGGGGTCGAGGCGCTGTTGCGCTGGAACCATCCGGTCGACGGGCTGCTGGCGCCCGGCGATTTCCTGGTCATCGCCGAACAGGGTGGCCTCGGTGGAGAGATCGACGACTGGGTGCTGCGGCGCGCCTGCCTCGATGCGATGATCTGGCAGAAGAACGGCCTGCAGCCGATCGCGGTCGGGGTGAACCTGTCACCCGTCCGGATTGGCACCCTGCGGACGCAGGAGTTGATCACCACCGTCCTGCACGAGACGGGCCTGGACCCGTCGTTGCTAGAGCTGGAGCTGACCGAACACGAGTTGGTGGACGATCTCGACGCGGCGGCCCGGGTCCTGAACCAGATGCGCCTGCTCGGCGTCCGCCTCGCGATCGACGATTTCGGAACCGGCTACTCGTCGCTGAACTATGTGAGGAGCTTTCCGGTGAACCGCCTGAAGATAGACCAGTCCTTCATCAGGAACCTGCGCACCGACGTCAACGACGCGGCGATCGTCCGGAACATCATCAGCCTGGCGCACGACCTGAACATCACCGTGGTGGCCGAGGGCGTCGAGACCGTCGAACAGCTCACCCACTTGGCCGGCGAAGGCTGCGACGAGATCCAGGGTTTCTATTTCAGCCGGCCACTGCCGACCGACGCGCTGCAAGCCATGCTCCGGCGCGAGCTCGCGTCTACCCATCTTGGCTGA